The Cheilinus undulatus linkage group 21, ASM1832078v1, whole genome shotgun sequence region tttctgcatagagacaTGCTACCAAAAAGGTCATGTTTTGGGCAGTTTACAACTACGCCAAGCATTCAAAAAActcttttttgaaacttttgttTCCCTGAAAGTATTGACATATTTAGgccaaaaaagtgaaaagaaaaaaaaagtatgatgAAATGGCAGCAgacaggatttaaaaatggatCAGTCTTAAGCATGGATGAGTGCTGGTACACAGCGCTCgtgtatggtccatttccaTGAAGCGATGCACTTCGTTATAGTTTACCATGGTTTAGCACTTTAAACTCTGATCTCGCCTgtatttcctcagctgatgtctgtccagtctcactCATTGTGACAGGAAGTTTagtttaagagatccagatcatctggctcagctcagcagctgtttggctcccaaacaactcttcatttttttgaactgtttggctttctgaatgtggattaaatgaaaGCAAAGGACTggggaaagaaaactggcactaGAACAAACAGTTAGCTGTGGGGGCTAACAATAAAGAGAAGTTTCGTAGAACAGACTCGGTTGTAAATGGCTCATCGATATTTAATAATTTatcccacaaggtttatttgttttaatttagagCATgcttatgacaaaatgaggaattttttatatgttaaaggggctcagctagcctcttagctcagtacaagactctcCAAGACTCTCATACCTTCATCTGACTAGATGACTTGACCCTAAAGgtgagaaaaaatgtgatattgatcaccccAAGCCAGGTCAATTAGTTAAACTGtgtgaaaaacacttttttgtgaattgtagggatcatactcagtgcatgtagacattttctgatgGTAATTGCACACACAGGTCCATTCAGAGCTTGAAAGTACGAACtctcctctgttcccattcaatGATTATGGTTGCCCCCAATTACTGACCCCCAAACACATTAGAATGTCATCAGAATCAAAAAACCTACATGTTTATGGTCTGACATTTACTAGAATCATATAAAAGTTTGTCAGTCTGGTATTGTGACACTACTTGTTATTTCTTAACAGAATAAAATATCCTGATATGTATCATGCAAATATCACGTTGCCAAGTCTATGGAGGTAACAAATTGCAATATTATGTTATGTAATGCAGATAAATGAAAgccatgctgtttttaaatgcaaatctAAACTACTGATGCTGCCTTCAATCTCCATGTCACACACAGATCCAGTCTGTTTGGATCTACAGATCATATGGTATTTTATTTGATGTACCCCTTTATTTTACTCCTCATATGCAGCtgctggcaaaaaaaaaaaaactgagttttTACTCTAACCAAATCCTGCCTTTCTTTAGAATCTGAAAAGAGACCAGCTGCTGTCATTTCTGTGATGCTGGTGGGTGGTGATATCTTATGCATGTAAGCCTgttcattttcaccattttttccattcattttcacctattattattattagtatgcACATTCTGGATAATATTCTTCATCTATGCATACATAGACTAAAACACTGGTGCGTCTAGTTCTATATTCTACATATCTTTGATCCACATCAGTAGAGAAGAGGAACTTACAATCATGCGTCACAGggtcttttttaacatttttttaaagtcgaGAACAAAACGGGCAGAAAAGGCATTTAAATCCACTTCTCCCTTTAGTTGGAATGAATtataaaacacttcaaagaAAGTTCTGAACAAGCTTTAGCTTATGTATCTTACCTTCCCTCCAAACACGCAGCAGTCCATCGAGGGCGTGAACATAActgaagggagaaaaaaaaaatctcacatcATTGTAATTTGCCTGCAGCCAGGTTGACTGCGGAGCTTTTCACTCAACAGAAAGCTCTGTGCAGGAttgatttccattttttatatttgcttACTTTCTCCTGAGCTCCACAGGCAACTTCACATCATTCTGCATTCTGTGACAATGAAAGATTAAACAGATCAGAAGCACTTAAGTATGACTGGCCTTTAGAGTGATAATCAGATCATTGTTCGCAGAGAGAATCGGTCAATTAAACATGAACGGTGAGCAGAAAAAGGTTGTATCATCTCTAAATCTCAATGCTGATCTAACCTTTGCAGAGCTATCATGCATTTCATTTAGGACTAATAATaacattgtcattttttaacattttaaaatacatgtttaagTCTTTATTGATAGTGTGTAGCTATTCATACCAAAGTCTTGATTTAGGAATCAAATGACTGGTTTGAAAACCTGTTTACTTTCAATGGAAATGAGGATTTGGGACTGGGAAAGTGATGAATAGTGGCGCCACAGAAGAAAGGAACTTACATCGgagcatttcatgaaaatagctagggaagggttaaaaaaaagttaaatgtgtGATGTCACTAAGAGCAGATTAGTTTTTCACTTGTGCAGTGAGATGTCTGTGGGATTTTATAGTGTAATGAGACATTCAAAGGTGCAGAGGGGTCATTATTTTCCATCACAGTGAGAGCATGAAGAAGCTATGGTGAGTAACATTAGGCTGCTGTCCCATTATGTTAACATCACTAAAATACCTCTAACATGACAACAGCAAACAACTATTGTCATTTAAAAGCTGAATGTTTCAATTTTGGACTTCATGATTGACAAGCTAGAGCTGACACCCCTGATCTCATTttaagatgaggaactttatggtttgtgttgattttagcCCCCACCACAACTTATTGCGAACATTTGCTTTGGAACATGTAAACAAAGGCTGTTTTTCAGCATGCTGTCAATAATTTGATCTGACAGCTACGCCTGGCAGCAGTTATGAggataaaactgttttttatagAAACTGTTGCTTTGCTTATCATGTAGAGACAACAACTATCAATATTCACATTGATATTGTTGGTGTGCTTCAGGGCTACTTCATTATTTTACAAACCAGAATGattcatagctttcagtcacatgactgtaTGGCGGCCTGGAAGAACAGAACAGAGGCAACAACCGCTGAACTCTATGCGTCCTGCAGCACTGGCATTTTATTTGCCATCTTTTGAGAATGATGCATGTTTACGTCACCTGACAGCTGTATGAAAAGTGTTTAGATTGTAAGTTTGCGTCACTTTGGATACTCAAACAGTACCTGGCACAACTGTACTTGAATCATTCAAATTGTAAAGGTCCCAGCCAGAACTTGGCTTCTGtgattttttatatatttacagtGGAGGAGACGCTCTTCTTATGTTGCCATCAGGATGAAAGTCAACAAAAGCGTCAAcaattttaagcatttttggtGGGTTTTATGCACTAAGGCTGATTCTTAATCAACTGATATGTTCATGCAGGGGCGTaactagggattttgggcccccagaaagaatattacacagggccccccttaactggctagccaagcaacaaatgttgagtcatttttagaaatatctctgcattttaatgcatttttcaaacatAATTTCACCATTTATGAGCGATaattttactatggttaaattaaatttatgtgcattattttgcagctctggacatttggacatttttaagggaggagcaggtcCCCcggtattgtattttactctttttgatacaaatttcagtctgttcactgattcatttagtAATTTTCtgttcaataatgacactatttacgaagaaaaaataaatataaacacacttttcattgcaggcttctcaaggacccctccctactgtgggcccgggtaatcagtaccctttatcccccctgtGTTCATGTTAACGATCATATCAGGATCACTGTCAGATGTCAGTATTACATGATGTCTGTCTGGTGCTTCTGTCTCTTATAACTAACAGAGAGAATCTACTATTAGTGTTAATCTACTATTTCCTCCTCCCTGAGTTTTCTTTCTCTGCTGGCACTCTGTTTAAGTATAACCTAAGCTTGTCTCTTATCAACTAGCGTATTCAGTTGAATAAgaaccttttattttgaaaataaaaattgaacTGGCTAAAATATGTAAGTGGCAACTGAGACCATCAACTTCTCCAGCAGTAGGAAGCCCACCAGGGATACAATTTCACGAGTTTGTGATGTTACCTGAAAGCTATGAATCACAAGGGTAAAAATGCaggctgtgtttttaatctaGTGGATTATACATTAATAATAGTTAGTATAAAATAGATAAGTGTGATCAGAACAaatttaaaatcctaaaatgaTGATTAATCTATCAACCAAACTCACCTGACGTTCACCAGGTCAGCTGGAGTCCCAATGAAACCCCCTGCAAACCCTGGTGGAGAAGCCatgcttaaaaaataataataataaaatgataatggATCACCTAATATGCCAAATACtgttaagatttctaaaaaatataCCTCCAAAGGCTCCAAGGAGGACTTTCTGGTAAAAAGGTATGACCGCTCTGTTCTCTCTGTTCATCTTGTCCCTGACTGTCTCATAAATGCCAAAGCGTGTCAAAGAATATGTCATCTATAGGAGGGGAGGAAAAAATCAGTCCAGGACTGAAAAGAACACCATGAGTCTGATTCAGTTAATGCATGAAGATTTCTACCTGCCGACAGAGCGACGCGCTAAGGCCACTGTAGAGAGCAAGAACACCGCCTGTCCTCAGCACCTTTACAGTCATCCCGATCATCCTCAGCCTCACCTCCTGCTGTGTCTGTAAGTGCACCTGTAAAAGACCACATGGAGGGAGAGTGGGAGGAGATTAGTCACACTTTAAAGAGGGTAATGACCACCTGAATGAGTTTGAATTTGGAGTAGTGAAACAACAAAAGCATGTCTTTTCTCTCTTGAGCAGGAGCCTGTTTTCTTCAATCAGAAATAATTATtggaaacacaaagaaacaggGAATAAGGTTTGGATTTAAAACAGCTTACAGTAAATCTTCTCACTCCATTAAAAGATTTCAAAGATTCACCATCTATCTgcattggctgtaggtgtgaataaGAGTgtacctggttgtctgtctctgtatgtcctgtgattgactgccgaccagtccagggtgtaccctgcctctcgcccattgacagctgggatagcccccctgtgaccccaacgggataagcggtatagaaaattgatggatggaAGTTAAAGTGAGTTCTTTCTGAATAACTTTCATGTACTTTTTAGGATCCGGGGGTTAGGGTCAGGGCAAAATACCACCCAATTAGCAGGAAACTGCCACagtattacaaggaattacttcATAATTAAATACATTATGGTTGGGTAAACACTTCCCTCATATTACCATATTTCCAAGTTTTTCCTTTCTCTggtaattacctccgccaaggaggttatgtgatcaggtgggtttgttcgtttgtttgctcgtttgttcgtttgttagtaacataactcaaaaagtggtggacggattttgatgaaatgtcagaaatgacataaggaagaactgattagattttgggactggtCGGGattaccgtctggatccaggaattttttgaaggattctttacaattaggagatagggctaatggcggaggtctgcgctgttaccactttacaccaggagatggcggacatgagtaacttcaattcTAACAGCAGTTTTTggagcagcagtttttgggtgtttctattcaaagttttggagtttgtagagtttgaaagatgcatgcctggtcgaggagacgagtcggagcgtaacagagagaaagacagcaaattgtagcgagaatactcacagtgctgggaggaatagaggaatattaaCCCTCTGctatgacttccagttgtccggtgagaccatgggtgcatctgttggcacccgtagcaaagccaatgctttgcctcaccgtgtttccacccccccggggagggagtaattggcaaatgccgtggtggggggcacatggggacggatccaggaattttttgaaaggttcttcactattgggagatagggctaatggcggaggtctgcgctctccgagagctattctagttttattttgtaatcaggCAGTATTTTAgcccaaccctaacccttaccctaagcCCTAGCCCCAtcacccttaccttaacccctAATCCCCCAACCCTTTCTAACCCTAACccggaaaaaaaaatcatcttatcATCTTATTCCTAAAAAAAGTATCTGATAAAATACCACCAAATTTctagagaattgccacaatattaccaGGATTTACTTGATAAATAACACATTATCCttggtaaatacttccttattATTATcgagttactgctttgtaaaatgCCGAATAACTACTATAATTACCACCTTTTTCTTGAGAAATCACTTGAAAAGGAAAGTCTCactgaaataaagtgttaccaaaaCATCTTAACAAAATATTTGCGGATGAGGCCAAAATTCTTAGCTGACAAAATAACACAGGAGTCTCCCTTTGAGTCATGCCCTGCCACCCTTTACACTTGATTTGTCCACATGCCTTTATTACCCAGACTGGCTGtatgaaacatttcattaatCTTTAGACCTGACTTCCATAGCCCAGCTTGATGCACTCCTGATGTTAGCCACTGTAGGCTCAGAGATGAGGGGCTGAAAGCACTTTAGATCTTAAAAGCAAAACACTGAGAGTAATATGCATAGATATCTGCACAGGTTGTAACAGGCAACAAAGCAAGATGAGGAAGGTCTTACTTCTGTGACattaaaatccattaaaaaatgtaatagtaCACTACTGTTATTACAGGTAAATTGCTTTTCATAGTTTAGCACTTTTCAGGTCATATTCAACTTGAGTGGTGATGTCAGCTGCCTGCTCTAAATATCACAGTAAACATTCAATTAAAGAGCTGAATTGAGGAAAATCAATTCAATAGCTGGATAATAGCTGTATACACCAAACAAGAGTGGCAGAGCTCTGATAAggctgtttctgttttcattacACGCACTTAAGAGCATCAAAACAAGCCTATTGACCGCCATAATCAAGGTTATAATAGAACAAGCTATTACCACAGTTAGAGTCAAcaggaaaagagaggaaaaacacaagaataAGACTCCATTAACATTTCACTCAACAGGAAAAAGAGAACAGCCCAGACAGATCAATGAGGcctaaaataatcattttcttGGTATTGTTAAAGGAAAACTGGTGCTTCATTGGTCCTGAATTAAAGAATAATTAGCCTTATCATTTACCTTAATTAAATCCAGAGGATGTGTTATACAGGCGGCTGCACTTGAGGAGATTCCACCAAAATACCAACGAGAAATGCGATTCTCCGGCATGTTGTCAGAGAAACAAAGTCTCAAAGAAGATTGCAAGGTTTCGACTTCTTAGAGGTGTCTGGAGCAACTTTGCGCTGTCTTCATCCTTCTCCCTGTACACTGCTGCCCATGGTTTGACTCCATTCAtattaa contains the following coding sequences:
- the slc25a10a gene encoding mitochondrial dicarboxylate carrier, whose amino-acid sequence is MPENRISRWYFGGISSSAAACITHPLDLIKVHLQTQQEVRLRMIGMTVKVLRTGGVLALYSGLSASLCRQMTYSLTRFGIYETVRDKMNRENRAVIPFYQKVLLGAFGGFAGGFIGTPADLVNVRMQNDVKLPVELRRNYVHALDGLLRVWREEGLRKLFSGATLASSRGALVSVGQLSCYDQSKQLVLATGYLTDSILTHFLASVFAGGCATILCQPLDVVKTRLMNSKQEYRGVLHCLTETAKLGPNAFYKGLVPAGIRLIPHTVFTYLFLEQLRQNFGVVVVA